A genomic segment from Janibacter sp. DB-40 encodes:
- a CDS encoding GIY-YIG nuclease family protein codes for MVGKQLRLFLVDGTAGGLITAEIVNWTGHVLKGSREKLGEIRRRAESHRTGVYILLGEDPDSGGRLAYVGQSDDVAKRLQHHDIQKDFWTDVAIVTSKDMNLTSAHVRYLEARLVRLAKAIGRVPLENGNEPTGGADLPEADASDMEYFIEQLRVVLPVLGVDVFRGRETRTPQVGAPPAAAGSPAQAAPTESPTFYLRQASKGVDAKAQVIDGEFTVLAGSRVRAVMPDRDDYSPSSARQYELRQSQHGQLVQDGSIEAGSDGSGSLTRDVAFSSPSAAGAICLGTVSINGRVAWTREDGATYAAWEGGHQLSTGDGG; via the coding sequence GTGGTTGGCAAGCAGCTTCGTCTGTTCTTGGTCGATGGGACCGCAGGGGGTCTGATCACGGCGGAGATCGTCAACTGGACGGGTCACGTGCTGAAGGGCTCTCGGGAGAAGTTGGGGGAAATCCGTCGCCGCGCTGAGTCCCACAGGACGGGTGTCTACATCTTGTTGGGCGAGGACCCCGACAGCGGTGGTCGGCTGGCCTACGTCGGGCAGAGCGACGACGTGGCCAAGCGTCTGCAGCATCACGACATCCAGAAGGACTTCTGGACCGATGTGGCGATCGTGACCTCCAAGGACATGAATCTCACCAGTGCTCACGTGCGCTATCTCGAGGCTCGGCTCGTCCGCCTGGCCAAAGCCATCGGTCGCGTGCCCCTGGAGAACGGGAACGAGCCCACCGGTGGAGCCGACCTGCCGGAGGCCGACGCCTCGGACATGGAGTACTTCATCGAACAGCTTCGGGTCGTCCTGCCCGTCCTGGGTGTCGACGTCTTCCGTGGCCGCGAAACCCGCACGCCGCAGGTTGGAGCGCCTCCCGCGGCCGCAGGCTCCCCGGCGCAAGCGGCGCCGACCGAGTCGCCGACGTTCTATCTCCGCCAGGCCAGCAAGGGTGTCGATGCCAAGGCGCAGGTCATCGACGGAGAGTTCACCGTCCTTGCCGGATCACGAGTGCGTGCGGTCATGCCCGACCGGGACGATTACAGCCCAAGCTCAGCCCGGCAGTACGAACTGCGCCAGTCGCAACACGGCCAACTCGTCCAGGACGGATCCATCGAAGCAGGCAGCGACGGCAGCGGCAGTCTGACCAGAGACGTGGCCTTCTCCTCTCCCTCCGCCGCCGGCGCCATCTGCCTGGGAACGGTCTCCATCAACGGACGCGTGGCATGGACGCGTGAAGACGGTGCGACGTACGCAGCGTGGGAAGGCGGCCACCAACTCTCCACGGGTGACGGCGGATGA
- a CDS encoding DUF6416 domain-containing protein has product MADITVPVPNDRTAEFYQFFGLWLAGSLSLSSNTPQSPEGDPAEALEPPKPRVPWGTTAEDYADALTLWRKYSPQARAMFSLLMDDPDTPYTGDEIAEKIGVKNGAHGIAGVLAWPGRHGAKISRGLPTYFYEDEDGIGRYLIRAERADLFKTAREKVAADSA; this is encoded by the coding sequence ATGGCCGACATCACCGTCCCCGTCCCCAACGACCGCACCGCCGAGTTCTACCAGTTCTTCGGTCTCTGGCTCGCTGGCTCGCTCAGCCTCTCCTCCAATACCCCTCAGAGCCCCGAGGGGGACCCGGCAGAGGCCCTTGAGCCCCCGAAGCCCCGCGTTCCTTGGGGAACCACCGCGGAGGACTACGCGGACGCCCTGACCCTATGGCGGAAGTACTCGCCGCAGGCGCGGGCCATGTTCTCGCTCCTCATGGACGACCCCGACACCCCCTACACCGGGGATGAGATCGCCGAGAAGATCGGGGTCAAGAACGGCGCCCACGGCATCGCGGGCGTCCTGGCCTGGCCGGGCCGCCACGGCGCGAAGATCAGCCGCGGCCTCCCGACCTACTTCTACGAGGACGAGGACGGCATTGGCCGCTACCTCATCCGGGCCGAGCGCGCCGACCTGTTCAAGACCGCGCGGGAGAAGGTCGCCGCAGATTCCGCCTGA
- a CDS encoding HNH endonuclease signature motif containing protein translates to MEEPLIGQLVRDNLPQIFEHCAQYDPEEITKLSDKEYCNEVFNLNWAFLATPAEAELIRQQDKNGKDRYWAPVYQVLDHEVRVTNHWVERKNHREHFLLYLAEKGLTPVGISSDAFDTQLTEITTPPPPPPATAAATESGSPSGARHKVHAIGNAQNSAVRNVLGRLGQESFTQKDWLTVKASFGHRCVYCSSGRQLVMDHAVPISIRIKTPGNKTLIKKALGEHRLGNLVPACRDCNTAKGQVRYDDYLRNQPELPDTAARITAIEAHMARHQYEPLDEGLSDEAAQEIMELLDRMREQIAETATMTAAAINETIALHTNP, encoded by the coding sequence ATGGAAGAGCCCCTGATCGGACAACTCGTCCGAGACAACCTGCCGCAGATCTTCGAGCACTGCGCTCAGTACGACCCGGAAGAGATCACCAAGCTCTCCGACAAGGAGTACTGCAACGAAGTCTTCAACCTCAACTGGGCCTTCTTGGCGACACCGGCCGAGGCCGAACTGATCCGGCAGCAGGACAAGAACGGCAAGGACCGATACTGGGCCCCCGTCTACCAGGTGCTCGACCACGAGGTCCGAGTCACCAACCATTGGGTGGAGCGGAAGAATCATCGCGAGCACTTCCTGCTGTACCTGGCCGAGAAGGGTCTGACGCCTGTTGGCATCTCCAGCGATGCCTTCGACACCCAACTGACCGAGATCACCACGCCCCCACCCCCACCGCCAGCAACGGCGGCCGCAACAGAGTCCGGTTCGCCAAGCGGCGCCCGGCACAAGGTGCACGCCATCGGCAACGCGCAGAACTCCGCGGTACGAAACGTCCTGGGCCGGCTGGGCCAGGAATCCTTCACTCAGAAGGACTGGCTGACGGTCAAGGCCTCATTCGGTCACCGTTGCGTCTACTGCAGCAGCGGGCGACAACTGGTGATGGACCACGCCGTGCCGATCAGCATCCGGATCAAGACGCCTGGCAACAAGACCCTGATCAAGAAGGCCTTGGGTGAGCACCGGCTCGGCAACCTCGTGCCGGCCTGTCGCGACTGCAACACCGCCAAAGGCCAAGTGCGTTACGACGACTACCTGCGCAACCAGCCGGAACTGCCCGACACGGCCGCCCGGATCACGGCCATCGAGGCCCACATGGCACGCCACCAGTACGAACCGCTGGATGAGGGCCTCAGCGACGAAGCTGCCCAAGAGATCATGGAACTCCTCGACCGCATGCGCGAACAGATCGCAGAAACCGCGACGATGACGGCCGCAGCGATCAACGAAACCATCGCGCTGCACACCAACCCCTAA
- a CDS encoding DUF6569 family protein, giving the protein MNELHVGRGTTRGAMTVFPLWGQAGRYRRYTIGGGSDLDVTEVVEDGPRVDTLMVDNPGDRPALVLEGTLFEGGWQHRMACHSVMVGVHQRIPVEVACVEQGRWGGTSRQNTKGRRATPYVRDSGRRGGDVQGEVWNRVAVHTQDVGVPTPGRRLSHSDLHWVRHTPPPGNPTASFVHRLDRAQDERKAWSSLRALPGQIGVLIGISGQPYIAEVFDFPSRLRRQLPGLLEAAALDARGMPTIATPSRRAHRFIDRLEHVKLTQVAPAGVAERFSGANEYADMSRLRWQGQDVHARMTNVNHPMLAG; this is encoded by the coding sequence ATGAACGAACTGCACGTAGGACGCGGCACGACCCGCGGAGCGATGACGGTCTTCCCGCTGTGGGGCCAAGCTGGCCGCTACCGGCGGTACACGATCGGCGGCGGCAGCGATCTGGACGTCACCGAGGTGGTCGAGGACGGCCCGCGGGTGGACACGCTGATGGTGGACAACCCGGGTGATCGGCCGGCGCTGGTGCTGGAGGGGACGTTGTTCGAGGGCGGGTGGCAGCACCGCATGGCCTGCCACTCGGTGATGGTCGGGGTGCACCAGCGCATCCCTGTTGAGGTGGCGTGTGTCGAGCAGGGCCGGTGGGGCGGGACCTCGCGCCAGAACACCAAGGGACGGCGGGCCACGCCGTATGTGCGCGACAGCGGGCGCCGTGGCGGCGACGTGCAGGGAGAGGTGTGGAACCGGGTGGCGGTGCACACCCAGGACGTGGGCGTGCCCACTCCCGGGCGCCGGTTGTCGCACTCGGACCTGCACTGGGTGCGCCACACGCCCCCTCCGGGCAACCCGACCGCGTCCTTCGTCCACCGCTTGGACCGCGCGCAGGATGAACGAAAGGCGTGGTCGAGCCTGCGGGCGCTGCCCGGGCAGATCGGGGTGCTGATCGGCATCAGTGGTCAGCCCTACATCGCCGAGGTGTTCGACTTCCCCAGCCGGCTGCGCAGGCAGCTGCCGGGCCTGCTGGAGGCGGCCGCCCTGGACGCCCGGGGCATGCCGACTATCGCCACGCCCTCGCGTCGGGCCCACCGATTCATCGACCGGCTCGAGCACGTGAAACTCACCCAGGTCGCGCCCGCCGGCGTCGCCGAACGCTTCAGCGGTGCTAACGAGTACGCCGACATGAGCAGGCTGCGGTGGCAGGGCCAGGACGTCCACGCCCGGATGACCAACGTCAACCACCCGATGCTCGCCGGCTGA
- a CDS encoding ADP-ribosylglycohydrolase family protein, translating into MRLTSAQTDRACGVLLASAVGDALGAGYEVESTPYDGWPIMVGGGLGGFAPGEWTDDTAQAMAIAHVAATGVDLRTPAALDAVAAGFARWYAEGPCDVGMQTGQVLRLAGPDTTAETMTAVATQVHHRNDGRSAGNGSLMRTGPVALAHLGDPAALVEAAHNISALTHHDPMAGEGAALWCLMIRHAVLRGVLPTPGDVLPLLGQTTYDWAVVLAEAENGPPSRFVENGWVVGALQAAWSSIVHTPIPEVTPCRHLQESLATAIGIGHDTDTVAAIAGALLGARWGASAVPQEWQGQLHGWGIPTDFDQHSGGAAALTALASLMLRGGQRDAQGWPTAPRIDYTAWGVASTCVPHPLVEGVWIGNALALDDLPPEVDAVVSLCRLGTTQTPPGAVAHVARLIDSTAEDNPNLDFVIDDAARTVLRLRDQGRTVFLYCVAGQSRTPTVAARVAVLDGSPLEQALREITDSLPEANPQSWLLDALRRS; encoded by the coding sequence ATGAGACTGACCTCTGCCCAGACAGACCGCGCCTGCGGCGTCCTCTTGGCCTCTGCTGTCGGTGACGCCCTGGGCGCCGGCTACGAGGTCGAATCCACCCCCTACGACGGATGGCCGATCATGGTCGGCGGTGGCTTGGGTGGTTTCGCGCCGGGGGAGTGGACCGACGACACCGCCCAAGCGATGGCCATCGCCCACGTCGCTGCCACGGGGGTGGACCTGCGCACACCGGCCGCCCTCGATGCCGTCGCTGCCGGGTTCGCCCGGTGGTACGCCGAAGGCCCCTGCGATGTGGGGATGCAGACCGGCCAGGTGCTGCGCCTGGCCGGACCCGACACCACCGCCGAGACCATGACCGCCGTGGCGACGCAGGTGCACCACCGCAACGACGGACGCTCTGCCGGGAACGGGTCGCTGATGCGCACCGGCCCGGTCGCCCTTGCCCACTTGGGGGATCCCGCCGCACTGGTCGAGGCAGCGCACAACATCTCCGCGCTGACCCACCATGACCCCATGGCAGGGGAGGGCGCCGCCCTGTGGTGCCTGATGATCCGCCACGCCGTTCTCCGCGGCGTGCTCCCCACCCCCGGTGATGTCCTGCCCCTGCTGGGGCAGACCACGTACGACTGGGCGGTCGTGCTCGCCGAGGCCGAGAACGGACCCCCATCCCGGTTCGTGGAGAACGGCTGGGTCGTCGGAGCGTTGCAGGCCGCTTGGTCGAGCATCGTGCACACACCGATACCGGAGGTCACGCCCTGTCGTCATCTGCAGGAGTCGTTGGCCACGGCCATTGGCATTGGCCACGACACCGACACCGTCGCGGCGATTGCCGGCGCGCTGCTCGGGGCGCGCTGGGGAGCCAGCGCCGTCCCCCAGGAATGGCAGGGCCAGCTGCACGGTTGGGGCATCCCCACCGACTTCGACCAGCACAGCGGTGGCGCGGCCGCGCTGACCGCGCTGGCGAGCCTCATGCTTCGCGGCGGCCAGAGGGACGCCCAGGGATGGCCCACCGCCCCCCGCATCGACTACACGGCCTGGGGAGTGGCCAGCACGTGCGTGCCGCACCCACTCGTCGAGGGCGTATGGATCGGAAACGCACTGGCCTTGGACGACCTGCCGCCGGAAGTCGACGCGGTGGTCAGCCTCTGCCGCCTCGGAACAACGCAGACCCCACCCGGCGCCGTGGCTCACGTCGCGCGCCTGATCGACTCGACAGCAGAGGACAACCCCAACCTCGACTTCGTCATCGACGACGCCGCCCGCACCGTTCTGCGACTACGCGACCAGGGACGAACAGTGTTCCTGTACTGCGTAGCCGGGCAGAGCCGCACACCCACCGTGGCAGCACGAGTCGCCGTCCTCGACGGTTCACCACTGGAACAAGCCCTACGCGAGATCACCGACTCCCTACCCGAAGCCAACCCGCAGTCCTGGTTGCTCGATGCCCTCCGCCGCTCCTGA
- a CDS encoding FCD domain-containing protein produces the protein MLNTQQSLRALIQDGIAEGNYVPGAKLPTERELVERLSAPRSSVRRALEELEAEGLIIRHVGRGTFLTESAQPEGAPADSSPASIMQARLVIEPPIAAVAARAATASDLDRVAECLAGGGAADDFIGFESWDAKLHRCIAEAAHNGLLLRMFDVMNSARALPIWGNRKRQTSSPERRRCYHLEHTEIVDALLQRDPEAAELAMRNHLRTVNDNILGRP, from the coding sequence GTGCTCAACACACAACAGTCCCTCAGGGCCCTCATCCAGGACGGCATCGCTGAGGGCAACTACGTACCCGGGGCGAAGCTGCCGACGGAGCGCGAACTGGTCGAGCGCCTGTCCGCTCCGCGAAGCTCGGTCCGTCGAGCGCTGGAGGAACTCGAAGCCGAGGGCCTGATCATCAGGCACGTGGGTCGAGGCACCTTCCTGACCGAGTCAGCCCAGCCCGAGGGCGCGCCCGCGGACTCCAGCCCCGCGTCCATCATGCAGGCTCGACTCGTCATCGAGCCCCCCATCGCGGCAGTGGCAGCGCGGGCCGCGACCGCTAGCGACCTGGACAGGGTCGCCGAGTGCCTGGCGGGCGGCGGTGCGGCTGACGACTTCATCGGGTTCGAGTCCTGGGATGCAAAACTGCACCGGTGCATTGCCGAAGCCGCACACAACGGTCTACTGCTGCGCATGTTCGATGTGATGAATTCCGCTCGCGCACTTCCGATCTGGGGCAACCGCAAGCGGCAGACGTCCAGCCCGGAACGACGGCGCTGCTACCACCTCGAGCACACCGAGATCGTCGACGCGCTGCTGCAGAGGGATCCGGAGGCGGCCGAACTCGCCATGCGCAACCATCTGCGCACCGTCAACGACAACATCCTCGGTCGACCCTGA
- a CDS encoding fumarylacetoacetate hydrolase family protein: MKLLTFSGENGGPRVGLADTERDVVRDLTGTLPHGVTLLDVVREWDVYEGKLAAAQGLVEYSLTAVTIHAPFPVPNRDIFCVGKNYREHVVEFGRSGYDSPDRSEALPEAPVVFPKMTTSVTGPYDDIESHAAVTQELDYEAELGVIIGRGGRGISRNEAFEHVWGYTIIDDFTARDLQRKHKQWLLGKSLDTHCPMGPFAVTRDEVKNPDELRVQSWVNGELRQDGSVADLIFDIPELIETISAGITLQPGDIIATGTPVGVGIGFDPPRFMKSGDVIEVAITGMGKQRNRIA, from the coding sequence ATGAAGCTCTTGACCTTCTCCGGCGAGAACGGAGGCCCGCGGGTGGGCCTTGCCGATACCGAGCGCGATGTCGTGCGCGACCTCACCGGCACCCTTCCTCATGGCGTGACGCTTCTGGATGTGGTCCGGGAATGGGATGTGTACGAGGGGAAGCTGGCAGCAGCGCAGGGCTTGGTCGAGTACTCGCTCACCGCAGTAACGATCCACGCACCCTTCCCCGTGCCGAACCGGGACATCTTCTGCGTGGGTAAGAACTACCGTGAGCACGTGGTCGAGTTCGGCCGCTCAGGGTATGACTCGCCCGACCGCTCCGAGGCTCTGCCGGAGGCTCCGGTTGTCTTTCCCAAGATGACGACGTCGGTCACCGGACCCTACGACGACATCGAGTCCCACGCCGCGGTCACGCAAGAGTTGGACTACGAGGCAGAACTCGGCGTGATCATCGGGCGTGGTGGACGCGGCATCAGCCGAAATGAAGCGTTCGAGCACGTGTGGGGTTACACGATCATCGACGACTTCACTGCTCGTGATCTGCAGCGCAAGCACAAGCAGTGGCTCCTTGGGAAGTCGCTCGACACCCACTGCCCCATGGGTCCCTTTGCTGTCACCCGGGACGAGGTGAAGAACCCGGACGAACTGCGCGTGCAGTCCTGGGTCAACGGCGAGCTCCGGCAGGACGGCAGCGTCGCCGACCTGATCTTCGACATCCCCGAGCTGATAGAGACGATCTCTGCGGGAATCACTCTCCAGCCCGGCGACATCATCGCGACCGGGACTCCGGTGGGGGTAGGTATCGGCTTCGACCCGCCGCGCTTCATGAAGTCCGGCGATGTGATCGAGGTCGCCATCACCGGCATGGGTAAGCAGCGCAATCGCATCGCCTGA
- a CDS encoding alpha/beta hydrolase produces the protein MQIHSHSLTVEVDGAGPAVLMVHGLGGTTNFYQAQEDALRDRFTVVRVDSAGAGRSPVVDDISIAHHATDLVAVLDELGIETAAVVGHSMGTLVVREMAARFPDRVSKMALLGAVRVPGADAQTAQRDRASVVRKEGTGGVAGGVVANALSQQTHDSQPVVSAFVRELVAGQDPEGYARNCEALAGAGDPGAVSADVPLLLITGDADKVGPPEASYELAQGHPDARVEILSGVGHWTALEAVAEVNELLTTFL, from the coding sequence ATGCAGATACACAGCCATAGCCTGACCGTTGAGGTGGACGGCGCCGGTCCGGCGGTCCTCATGGTTCACGGTCTGGGCGGCACCACGAACTTCTACCAGGCCCAGGAGGATGCCCTTCGTGACCGCTTCACGGTTGTTCGCGTCGACAGCGCAGGAGCCGGCAGGTCGCCGGTGGTGGATGACATCAGCATCGCTCACCACGCAACGGACCTGGTAGCGGTTCTGGATGAGCTCGGGATCGAGACTGCAGCCGTCGTCGGGCACTCGATGGGCACGCTGGTCGTGCGCGAGATGGCGGCACGCTTCCCGGACAGGGTCTCCAAGATGGCACTACTCGGAGCGGTGCGGGTCCCAGGCGCTGACGCACAGACGGCTCAGCGGGACCGAGCCTCCGTGGTGCGGAAAGAGGGCACCGGTGGCGTGGCTGGCGGTGTCGTGGCCAACGCACTGTCCCAACAAACCCACGACAGTCAGCCAGTGGTGTCGGCCTTCGTGCGAGAGCTCGTCGCCGGCCAGGACCCCGAAGGTTATGCCCGCAACTGCGAAGCCCTCGCCGGGGCCGGTGACCCTGGCGCTGTGTCCGCCGATGTGCCGCTCCTGCTGATCACCGGTGACGCAGACAAGGTCGGACCGCCGGAGGCTAGCTACGAACTGGCCCAGGGCCACCCCGACGCCCGTGTGGAGATCCTCTCCGGTGTCGGCCACTGGACGGCGCTCGAAGCGGTCGCCGAGGTCAACGAACTGCTCACCACCTTTCTCTGA
- a CDS encoding amidohydrolase family protein: protein MSGLCDAHTHFSWINSGDLDGLGTMPVEEHLLGCIDSAKSYIDAGYTMCLGAASAKDRLDVVMRDAIDAGRVPGPRYLANGPEIAVTGGALVKGITKFADGPEGMRKAVRELIEIGVDQIKLSMTGEEITGSQRAEDTYFSDEEVAAAVSEAHRRGKRVCAHARSAESVKMCVRHKVDIIYHASFTDEEGMDLLEANKDWVFVAPGINWLVATLYEAEAFGFPQEAAEAVGYKHELEVAIAGLREMHRRGIRILPGGDYGFAWTPHGTYARDLQHFVELLGFTPMEAILSATTLGGEIMQMSGELGKVQPGYLADLILVDGDPLADITILQDPSKLHAVMKDGVFHKEPSAASAESTTVSDAA, encoded by the coding sequence ATGTCGGGACTGTGCGACGCGCACACGCACTTCTCCTGGATCAACAGCGGCGACCTGGACGGCCTCGGCACGATGCCCGTGGAAGAGCACCTCCTTGGCTGCATCGACTCGGCGAAGTCATACATCGACGCCGGGTACACCATGTGCCTGGGCGCGGCCTCTGCCAAGGACCGCCTCGATGTGGTGATGCGTGACGCCATCGATGCCGGGCGAGTGCCAGGGCCGCGGTACCTCGCGAACGGTCCCGAGATCGCCGTGACGGGTGGTGCCCTGGTCAAGGGCATCACGAAGTTCGCAGACGGCCCCGAAGGAATGCGCAAGGCGGTGCGTGAGCTCATCGAGATCGGCGTCGACCAGATCAAGCTGTCGATGACAGGGGAGGAGATCACCGGCAGCCAGCGCGCGGAAGACACCTACTTCTCAGACGAAGAGGTGGCGGCCGCAGTGTCCGAGGCACACCGTCGCGGCAAGCGCGTGTGTGCTCACGCCCGCTCGGCAGAGAGCGTGAAGATGTGCGTTCGCCACAAGGTGGACATCATCTACCACGCCAGCTTCACTGACGAGGAGGGCATGGACCTGCTCGAGGCGAACAAGGACTGGGTCTTCGTCGCCCCGGGCATCAACTGGCTGGTGGCCACCCTCTACGAGGCGGAGGCCTTCGGCTTCCCCCAAGAAGCCGCGGAGGCAGTCGGCTACAAGCATGAGCTGGAAGTAGCCATCGCCGGGTTGCGCGAGATGCACCGACGGGGCATCCGCATCCTTCCCGGTGGTGACTACGGCTTCGCGTGGACGCCACACGGCACCTACGCACGCGACCTGCAGCACTTCGTCGAGCTGCTGGGATTCACCCCCATGGAGGCCATCCTCTCGGCGACGACGCTCGGCGGGGAGATCATGCAGATGTCGGGTGAGCTCGGGAAGGTCCAACCGGGGTACCTGGCTGATCTCATCCTCGTCGACGGCGATCCGCTGGCCGACATCACGATCCTTCAGGACCCGTCGAAGTTGCACGCGGTGATGAAGGACGGGGTCTTCCACAAGGAGCCGTCGGCGGCGTCGGCAGAGAGCACGACGGTCAGCGACGCGGCGTGA